Below is a genomic region from Paraburkholderia phenazinium.
ATCACTCTCAGGAACGGCCGCCAGCCGTTGTGACGGCCCCATACGCGCGCCGACGCCCCTTCGATCGCCGCTTCCAGCGCGCGCGAGACGGTGCTCGAGCAATTGCGGTACGTGAGGTTGTAGGTCGTATCCTGCCGGTAGGTCTCCCAGAAGCGCCGCAGCCGCGCAGGATCGTAGTTGCGGATACGCACCTGCACCGTCGACGCGCACCAGGCCGTCGATTCGGTCCCGTAGTCGGGCTGGAACAAACCCGGCACGTCGTTCTCGCGAGTGGCCCGCAAGAGCCGCGTGAACTCGTCCGGCGAGCGGTCGATCTCCACGCCCGGATACAGGCTGATGTAGACGCCCTCGGGCGACTCGAGGGCCGCATGTCCGGTCGAGATCACGCCGTTGCGGTCCACTGCGGCGATATAGCGGTCGATGATCGGCTGCCGGCGCGCCTCGCCCTTCGACGATCCGACCGGCGTCCACACGTGCACGGTCAGCGCGGGTTCGTCCGCGGCCGGCGGACCGTCCCACACGCCCACGGCCGGCCCCGGCTGCGGCGGCTGCGGCGGCTCGACGGTCGCGCTGGCGGCCTGCGCGGCGTCGTCGGCGGCCACCGCGGGGTTCGACGACAGGCGTCGCACGCGCGAGCCCAGCAGGATCATGTTCCAGCCGCCGAACATCAGGCCAAGGCCGAGACAGTACGGAACGGTGCCCACGTAGTGGGTCGGAAACGGCTGGTAGAAGAAAATCGCCAGCGCGATTTCAACGACGCCTCCAGCCACCGCGAAACGCCAGGTGCGAAAGCGCACGACGCGCGCAGAGATGATCTGCAACAGACCATCGGCAAAAAAGAGCGTGCCGAAGATCATCGAGAGGATGAAGTTGCCGTGATGATGGCCGGCGAGGATCAGAAGCGCGGCCACGCAGAACGCCAGGCCTTTCACGTAGCGCAGCGTGCGTTGCCCGCCCATGCCGGTCCAGGCGACCGTGAGCGTGGCGAGACCTTCGAGCAGCAGCAGGCAGGCGAACGGTGTGATCGGGAAGTACAGCGCGCTGTCGAGCGCGTCGATGAAGACCGCGATGCCAAGGATCAGACTGATCCAGCCCGCTGTCGTGAGCGCGCGCCAACGGGTGCGCAGATAGTCGACTCCCAACAGGATCATCACCAGACGAACCATCGTCAGTCTCCGGATGCCG
It encodes:
- a CDS encoding HdeD family acid-resistance protein is translated as MVRLVMILLGVDYLRTRWRALTTAGWISLILGIAVFIDALDSALYFPITPFACLLLLEGLATLTVAWTGMGGQRTLRYVKGLAFCVAALLILAGHHHGNFILSMIFGTLFFADGLLQIISARVVRFRTWRFAVAGGVVEIALAIFFYQPFPTHYVGTVPYCLGLGLMFGGWNMILLGSRVRRLSSNPAVAADDAAQAASATVEPPQPPQPGPAVGVWDGPPAADEPALTVHVWTPVGSSKGEARRQPIIDRYIAAVDRNGVISTGHAALESPEGVYISLYPGVEIDRSPDEFTRLLRATRENDVPGLFQPDYGTESTAWCASTVQVRIRNYDPARLRRFWETYRQDTTYNLTYRNCSSTVSRALEAAIEGASARVWGRHNGWRPFLRVIATPELWVAAQVRKRAATMAWTPGLTLDYARALSMLADPRRSGWVKMARLALGTMYRSRRQWAEEQKTAPKLHENGQADTAGRSV